One genomic region from Candida albicans SC5314 chromosome 6, complete sequence encodes:
- the ALS5 gene encoding Als5p (ALS family adhesin; highly variable; expression in S. cerevisiae causes adhesion to human epithelium, endothelium or ECM, endothelial invasiveness by endocytosis and, at high abundance, ECM-induced aggregation; can form amyloid fibrils): protein MIQQFTLLFLYLSFATAKAITGIFNSIDSLTWSNAGNYAFKGPGYPTWNAVLGWSLDGTSANPGDTFILNMPCVFKFTASQKSVDLTADGVKYATCQFYSGEEFTTFSSLKCTVNNNLRSSIKALGTVTLPIAFNVGGTGSSVDLEDSKCFTAGTNTVTFNDGSKKLSIAVNFEKSTVDQSGYLTTSRFMPSLNKIATLYVAPQCENGYTSGTMGFSTSYGDVAIDCSNVHIGISKGVNDWNHPVTSESFSYTKSCSSFGISITYQNVPAGYRPFIDAYISPSDNNQYQLSYKNDYTCVDDYWQHAPFTLKWTGYKNSDAGSNGIVIVATTRTVTDSTTAVTTLPFNPSVDKTKTIEILQPIPTTTITTSYVGVTTSYSTKTAPIGETATVIVDVPYHTTTTVTSEWTGTITTTTTRTNPTDSIDTVVVQVPLPNPTTTTTQFWSESFTSTTTITNSLKGTDSVIVREPHNPTVTTTEFWSESYATTETITNGPEGTDSVIVREPHNPTVTTTEFWSESYATTETVTNKPEGTDSVIIKEPHNPTVTTTEFWSESYATTETITTGPLGTDSIVIHDPLEESSSTTAIESSDSNISSSAQESSSSVEQSSSIVGLSSSSDIPLSSDMPSSSSTGLTSSESSTVSSYDSDSSSSSELSTFSSSESYSSSISDTTNFWDSSSSDLESTSITWSSSIDAQSSQSVQSVSNSISTSQETTSSSGEESNTSVTDILVSSDASSILNSDISSYYPSSTISLSDDFPHTIAGEPDSRSSSSIASTVEISSDLVSLTSDPTSSFDSSSSLNSDSSSSPFSDESDISASSSFSTLVAPSFSLSSSSSLSLTYPHYVNSTTYHASESESSSVASPSMASESANDDTHTLSESTDTTSSIGTDSSTVTFCRRDNGDGCIVTGMPSSSIDSEQTSDVTTTSSFVASSTPTSAEQSITDNPNIDSSQTSASSSTKSSVSVSDTVVNSISLSETSTLSSDDSTSSDTSISSTTNSDTGNINAGSSHTSTASIKESSIQKTGVMLSSSYLSTKLSSTSDITTELITTELITTELTTIEDNEPNTFTSTPSSHSEIFSSDNSVLSKQVDRESTIKTSPTTDVTTVSSLSVHSTEASTATLGENSFSNVASTPSNIATSLRSTSSSSNHATESSGTVKSEASAEAIPSPPTSTDNRLSYSTEEAKGITYANSGSTNNLITESQVAAPTDSTSVLIENPVVTSTFDDNSSAAVDQPSKTKSIEESIMNPDSTNETNNGFIATLSQAQVPNSLIHSESISTTMAKTTDASINGDSAASNSQPTTLIQQVATSSYNQPLITTYAGSSSATKHPSWLLKFISVALFFFL from the coding sequence atgattcaacaatttacaTTGTTATTCCTATATTTGTCGTTTGCGACTGCAAAAGCGATCACTGGTATTTTCAATAGTATTGACTCATTAACTTGGTCCAATGCTGGCAATTACGCTTTCAAAGGACCAGGATACCCAACTTGGAATGCTGTGTTGGGTTGGTCATTAGATGGTACCAGTGCCAATCCAGGGGATACATTCATATTAAACATGCCATGTGTGTTTAAATTCACTGCTTCCCAAAAATCTGTTGATTTGACTGCCGATGGTGTTAAATATGCTACTTGTCAATTTTATTCTGGTGAAGAGTTTacaactttttcttcattaaaATGTACAGTGAACAATAATTTGAGATCATCTATTAAGGCTTTGGGTACGGTTACTTTACCAATTGCATTCAATGTTGGTGGAACAGGGTCATCAGTTGATTTGGAAGATTCTAAATGTTTTACTGCTGGTACCAATACGGTAACATTTAATGATGGCAGTAAAAAGCTCTCAATTGCTgttaattttgaaaagtcAACAGTTGATCAAAGTGGGTATTTGACTACTTCCAGATTTATGCCGAGTCTCAATAAAATTGCTACTCTTTATGTGGCACCACAATGTGAAAACGGTTACACATCTGGTACAATGGGATTCTCCACTAGTTATGGGGATGTTGCTATTGACTGTTCAAATGTACATATTGGTATTTCAAAAGGAGTAAATGATTGGAATCATCCAGTTACGTCTGAATCATTTAGTTACACTAAAAGCTGTTCATCTTTTGGTATCTCTATCACATATCAAAATGTTCCTGCCGGTTATCGTCCATTTATTGACGCTTATATTTCTCCCTCAGATAATAACCAGTATCAATTGTCGTATAAAAATGACTATACTTGTGTTGATGATTATTGGCAGCATGCACCTTTCACTTTAAAATGGACTGGATATAAGAATAGTGATGCCGGATCTAACGGTATTGTCATTGTTGCTACAACTAGAACAGTTACAGACAGTACCACTGCTGTCACTACTTTACCATTCAATCCAAGTGTTgataaaaccaaaacaatcGAAATTTTGCAACCTATTCCAACCACTACCATCACAACTTCATATGTTGGTGTGACTACTTCCTATCTGACTAAGACTGCACCAATTGGTGAAACAGCTactgttattgttgatgtgCCATATCATACTACCACAACTGTTACCAGTGAATGGACAGGAACAATTACGACGACTACAACTCGTACCAATCCAACTGATTCAATTGACACAGTGGTGGTACAAGTTCCACTTCCAAATccaactacaactacaaccCAGTTTTGGTCAGAGTCATTTACTAGTACTACTACAATCACCAACTCTTTAAAAGGTACAGACTCAGTCATTGTTAGAGAACCACACAACCCTACTGTGACTACCACCGAGTTTTGGTCAGAGTCGTATGCTACTACTGAGACCATCACCAACGGTCCAGAAGGAACAGACTCAGTCATTGTTAGAGAACCACACAACCCTACTGTGACTACCACCGAGTTTTGGTCAGAGTCATATGCTACTACTGAGACAGTCACCAACAAGCCAGAGGGAACAGACTCGGTCATTATCAAGGAACCACACAATCCTACTGTTACCACCACCGAGTTTTGGTCAGAGTCATATGCTACTACTGAAACAATTACTACAGGGCCACTTGGTACTGATAGTATCGTTATACATGATCCATTGGAAGAACTGTCTTCTACTACTGCTATTGAGTCGAGTGATTCTAATATTTCAAGCTCAGCTCAAGAATCATCCAGTCTGGTTGAGCAGTCATCAAGTATAGTTGGATTGTCATCAAGTTCAGATATACCATTAAGTTCAGACATGCCATCATCGAGCTCAACTGGGTTAACATCTAGTGAGTCGTCTACTGTCTCAAGTTATGATAGCGATTCATCAAGTAGTAGTGAGTTATCTACATTTTCTAGTTCTGAGAGCTACTCGTCAAGTATCTCTGATACCACAAACTTTTGGGATTCTTCAAGTTCCGATTTAGAGTCCACTCTGATCACTTGGAGTTCCTCCATCGATGCACAATCTAGTCAGTCGGTACAGTCAGTATCAAACTCCATTAGCACAAGTCAGGAGACAACATCAAGCTCAGGTGAGGAATCCAATACGTCAGTCACCGATATTTTAGTGTCAAGTGATGCAAGTTCTATTTTGAACTCTGATATTTCCAGTTATTACCCATCTAGCACAATTCTGCTAAGTGACGATTTTCCACACACTATAGCAGGGGAGCCAGATAGCCGATCAAGCTCATCAATAGCATCTACTGTTGAGATTTCTAGTGATTTGGTCTCTCTTACAAGTGACCCAACAAGCAGTTTTGATTCATCTTCTAGTTTGAATTCTGACTCATCATCTCTGCCATTCAGTGACGAAAGTGATATTTCGGCTTCATCTAGTTTTTCTACATTAGTTGCCCcatctttttcattgaGTTCAAGCAGTTCATTATCTTTGACATATCCACATTATGTCAACTCAACAACATATCATGCATCGGAATCCGAAAGCTCATCTGTCGCTTCACCATCAATGGCAAGTGAGTCAGCTAATGATGACACACATACTTTGCTGGAATCTACTGACACTACATCCAGTATTGGCACAGATTCTTCTACTGTGACATTTTGTCGTCGTGATAACGGAGATGGCTGTATTGTAACAGGGATGCCATCGTCTAGTATAGACAGTGAACAGACTAGTGATGTGACGACAACTTCTAGCTTTGTTGCTTCCAGCACACCAACCTCAGCAGAACAGTCTATTACTGACAATCCAAATATCGACTCACTGCAAACAAGTGCTAGTTCTTCAACTAAATCATCAGTTTCTGTGTCAGATACAGTagtaaattcaatttcattatctgAAACGTCAACCTTATCATCTGATGACAGTACTTCTTCGGATACCAGCATTagctcaacaacaaactcTGATACTGGTAATATTAATGCTGGGTCGCTGCACACAAGTACTGCTTCCATCAAAGAACTGTCAATTCAGAAAACGGGAGTAATGTTAAGTTCCAGTTATTTGTCGACAAAATTGAGTTCTACGTCAGATATTACTACTGAACTTATTACTACTGAACTTATTACTACTGAACTTACTACTATCGAAGATAACGAACCAAACACTTTTACTTCAACTCCGTCAAGTCATTCTGAAATATTTTCTAGTGATAATAGtgttttatcaaaacaagTTGATAGAGAAAGTACTATTAAAACTTCTCCTACAACGGACGTCACTACAGTATCATCTTTATCAGTACATTCAACAGAAGCTTCTACTGCAACACTCGGAGAAAATTCATTTAGCAATGTTGCCAGTACTCCACTGAATATTGCAACATCTTTAAGATCAACAagttcatcatcaaatcaTGCTACCGAATCAAGTGGAACAGTTAAAAGTGAAGCAAGTGCAGAAGCAATTCCTTCTCCACCTACTTCAACTGACAACAGACTAAGCTATTCAACTGAAGAAGCCAAAGGTATTACATATGCTAATTCAGGTTCTACAAATAACCTCATAACCGAATCTCAAGTGGCCGCTCCAACAGATTCTACTTCAGTGTTGATTGAAAACCCAGTAGTAACTTCGACCTTTGATGATAACTCGTCAGCAGCTGTGGATCAACCAAGTAAAACTAAGTCGATTGAAGAATCTATTATGAATCCTGATTCAACCAATGAAACTAACAATGGATTTATCGCTACTTTATCACAAGCTCAAGTACCAAATTCCTTGATTCATTCAGAGTCAATACTGACTACGATGGCTAAAACAACTGATGCTTCGATAAATGGAGACAGTGCTGCTTCAAACTCACAGCCAACCACATTAATTCAACAAGTAGCAACTTCCTCCTACAATCAACCCCTTATTACTACTTATGCCGGATCTTCATCCGCCACTAAACATCCTTCCTGGTTGCTTAAATTTATTAGCGTTGcattattcttcttcttatgA